The sequence below is a genomic window from Theobroma cacao cultivar B97-61/B2 chromosome 6, Criollo_cocoa_genome_V2, whole genome shotgun sequence.
TTCAAAGATGTTGATGAAGCCATGAGCTTGACAAATGGCGGAGACAATAAAGGTAGCCTTTTTAGATTTGAGAAGATCATGAATTCTGCATGGTACGAATTTGTACAACAGGGGAAAGAAATTATtgctattttttttgttaagaaGAAAAGCGATTATTGGAGTTTAGGCGGaagatttaattataaaaatgaggTAAAATACCCCACCGTAAggtaaatttgaaaaactaaaatatttttttattaattttaaaaattatttttttaaaaaataaaaaataccaaTTGGTGCtcgagttttttttttcattaataaaaatttaataaaattataaaataataattttaaaaattaattaaaataaaattatctttttatctttatcaaatcatcaaattgatgaaaatactaactatttgaattaatatatttatttgaaaactaatgaatttttgtaaaattttgatcatgatttaaaaaataaaaatattttaccttaaaaattataatgatttcaatatttctttaatattattagaaagaaaatatatactaATGACCTAtagtaaaaggaaaaacatttGTTAAACATAgatattattcttttaatttcatcatAAAGGAGAATTGAGTatacaaattttaaacaaattaatgcATAGTGTCATACCAAGGTCCAAGCTAAATAgtattattctatttttaataCATGATACTATTATATGAATGACTAATAGGGAATTAAAATCGTTTTGGGATTTTGTTTGTATTTTGTTGGTGAGTGACTTGCTACAATATTTCTCCTAGCTAAAAGGTGAAAGCCAATTCTTCAATCCTGCGATGTATTGAGCTTTATCGTTTAttgtttataaaatatagtataATTGAAAAAGTAAACAGTACCaaattgttttttaataatcACAGCTTCTACCTTCCAAAAAACACTGAATTTGGGTTCCTTTCCTTGTGCTTCCTGTAGTATGAGTCCTCAGTGAACAATAATACTGCTTGTATAGTGTCAACCACTAAATAAGAAAATCGTAAAACTTTACATTGCTTTTAATCTGTAATAttgttttttgaaataaaatcatgaaatcaataaatctaaatgaataatattttataaagattGATGTGGACTGTGACACTTTGTCAAGAAACATgtccaaaagagaaaaaaattgttcaaACTAAATGAATGAACGTTTAACCTGTAACATGGCTCGCTCAAACCTCAACAGGCCTAATCCTAACCCCTTTCTGGAAGGTTACATCCAAAGTAGTCTTTACAATGAGAGGTGAGCCACACTCCATAAATGGCAACAAGAAGCTATCAATCCATACAAAACTAGGCAGCTTCTCCGTATTCATAACACTATGTTGGTGATTGGATAAGCAACAGAACTACCCCAAATAATTGAGAGCGCCTATGCTACTTTTCCTGGTGATGACTGAAGGAGCCCCCATCTACTAGTTAGTCATAACTTCAGAAGTTTAATTTCATTAGCAAGGGCACTAGCGAGAACAAGGGCTAACACCAAGGGGCCTCATGGGAGCTGGTTGTCTATCAAGAATCAATTAATTACTTGGCCCTAACCTGCCAATTACAGATAGTATCTTCAGGATAGAGCTGGAAAGTTGAACAGATCCCATTATAGTAGCAGTTCAACTAGAAGCAAAAGGGTTGGCGATTACTGGCCCCTCCTTGAAAAAGCTACAAATAGAAATACCCTTTAAAAAGGCTGAACAACAGCCAACTACTGCTCCCAGCACTTAAAGCCATTAGGATCTAATTTTTACAGGCAATTCATGTCTGGACAGGATCATTAGCGTAGTGGAAATAATAGGCAGAGAGTGGCTGTTGTCTGCATCCAATCTTCAGTCTTGATTTCAATAAGAGGGCACAGGATAGTTGAAATTCTGATGAAGTTCTTTTAAAATGGAAGGAGAAAATGGTATCAGAATCACACAATGGAAATTTGAATCCCCATATTCACATTACCACAAAAAATGTATCTCTCCATTCATGAGAGTCAAAACAGAGGataaatgaaaaggaaaaacaaaaataacatataGAAAGAATCACCATTTCTGCCCCAAAACCAAGCCGTGCTATGATTTCTGTTCTCACGCAAGGCCACTTCATATACAACGAGCTAGAAACAAAACCATCGtatataaatacataatttTCAACACctaaatagaagaaaatagGATGTGCTCACTTATAGCTGATGAGTTATCGGCaacacaattttttttgaaaatcaaagGGACACTCTTAACTATATCTTTGCCTTGCTACCAAGTCACTgtctcttcttttttattgtttactTCTTCAGCTTTTGAGCTTTCTCGACGTGTGGTGGGTTTCTCAGCACCAGGGTAAGACAACCTCCTAGGTTTCAAGGCTTCCTTCCCATTGGGGAAAGAAGGGGGTTTAACTGAAGCTGATGCTTTTGGTTTTGGCGAATTTGAGTTTTTACCAGCCTTGCTTTTGCTTATCTGTGTATTCTGTACTTTCTTAGGGGTAATGGACTGAATGGAGAGGCGGCTTTCCCATGGGCGAACAGCAATCCAGCGTTCCACCCAGCTCCAACCCCAATTAGCTTTGGCAAGCTCATAATTACCAAGCCCATTATTTTTAGAGTTGGGGGCCCTCCACTGCAAATCACATATTACATGGTGATTGCTTATATAACTTTcaccaaaataacaaaaatttagCTTCTGAGAATGGCATACCTGATGGGAAAAGGCATATGCCATAGTTCGCTCCCGCTTAACAGCTGCTTCTTCTCTCTGATGTATTTTTGTGAGAATTGTCTCCATTGTTTCAGGGCCACCAGACCATTCCACCtgtaatccattaaactactATTAAGagcaagagagagagagagagagagctgaATAGTAGATTAAGAGGAAGTAGAAAACCAAAGATATCTGGGGGCTTTAAAAAGGAAGTAGGAGCACCTGGGATTATTTGATGTGACAAATCAAGCCAAAATTTTAGACACTTTGTCAATGAATAAAACATCAAACATCTTAAACTATAAGTTGCTAATGACACTATAGATCAGTAGGAGCTATTCTAAGACAAGTCTAGAAGGATCAAGAGGTCTTTGGGCCAGACTGAGCCTTCATCCAAGAATTCCACAAGCAGCTTACAGAAACAGAACATAAAAGAATCCAGACATCACCTTGTATTACGAACTCTAAGGTCATGTTTGCTTAGCCATTCCCCCTTTATTCCTTACAAAATTTTTTCCCCTTGTTTGGTTTGCTCTTGAGGaaggaatagccattccaaaagaaatgatttttctttaaaattgggTAAAAGCttggaatagctaataccactTTCTCCCATGGTATTAACTATTCCACACCTATaggaataaaatttaaatattttgaattaaaaaattcttatttatttttaaaaattacaaatttaaaatttataaaataatattttaattaaaattaaaaNNNNNNNNNNNNNNNNNNNNNNNNNNNNNNNNNNNNNNNNNNNNNNNNNNNNNNNNNNNNNNNNNNNNNNNNNNNNNNNNNNNNNNNNNNNNNNNNNNNNNNNNNNNNNNNNNNNNNNNNNNNNNNNNNNNNNNNNNNNNNNNNNNNNNNNNNNNNNNNNNNNNNNNNNNNNNNNNNNNNNNNNNNNNNNNNNNNNNNNNNNNNNNNNNNNNNNNNNNNNNNNNNNNNNNNNNNNNNNNNNNNNNNNNNNNNNNNNNNNNNNNNNNNNNNNNNNNNNNNNNNNNNNNNNNNNNNNNNNNNNNNNNNNNNNNNNNNNNNNNNNNNNNNNNNNNNNNNNNNNNNNNNNNNNNNNNNNNNNNNNNNNNNNNNNNNNNNNNNNNNNNNNNNNNNNNNNNNNNNNNNNNNNNNNNNNNNNNNNNNNNNNNNNNNNNNNNNNNNNNNNNNNNNNNNNNNNNNNNNNNNNNNNNNNNNNNNNNNNNNNNNNNNNNNNNNNNNNNNNNNNNNNNNNNNNNNNNNNNNNNNNNNNNNNNNNNNNNNNNNNNNNNNNNNNNNNNNNNNNNNNNNNNNNNNNNNNNNNNNNNNNNNNNNNNNNNNNNNNNaaaaataaaataaaataaaaataaataatcataataacatttaatattaatgattaaagtataaataaaatatgaatatttaaactatcaattttaatattttaaataaattatacattattaatgtttaaaaataagataatttaaaaataaataatcataataacatttaaattataaataaaatattaatattttataatattaataattagattataaacaaaatattaatatttaaaaaataagataaaataaataatcatatatataataaatgatatttttattctattcccCCGTAATAGTTATTCTATTCCATTCATGTCTATTCCGCGAACCAAACGTGCTATAAAGGACTGCTCATACCATTTTGACTCAGCAGCATCAATGAGTTtgcaatatatatgaattgcaGTCTCTATACTACGAGTtacttttaaagcaaaattaaTATCAGGAAAGCTAATTAAAGACAAAATGGCCCCAAATGTGAACACAGAGCACAAGAATATGatgcaaaataataataataataacaataataagcAACAACTGAATAGGATTCCAAAAGATAGATTACTTGATCACTGCAGTCAGGATTCTAGGCCATCATAGTTCAAACCTCAATAGTCGTCTTCTGATCTATAAATACGGTGCTTAGTTGTGATTTAGTATAAGAAATTATAACAAGAGATTCATTCAGAAAATGGACACGTAACTTGGGCTGAACAGAAACTACCATACATGATATGCTAGAATATGCATGCTAGATAACCATTCCTACCGATATCCAGACATCAAGCCTTCTCCCACTCAAATCCTGGCAAGCTCTTAAATTATACTGATGATTAAATGTAAACATGATCCCATGCAAAATAAGGTGATGCTAATTGTCCATGGTAGTAAGACAGTTAAAATTGCAATCATAGATGAATTCGCATGTTTAAGATGAATAGCCTTAACAAAGCATGCTGTCAAGATCTTAGTCCATGCAGGTTCTCATGAGCCAGGGCTGTTGATCTAACCTCTAGGTCATGTAGTTTTGCCTCAAGCTTCAGCTGATTTGCTATTTTCTTCTGTCTAAGATGCCCTTCTGTTACCATACAGAGTCGACGAGCTCTTATCTGAGCCTGTATGTTGCTCCATGAATGAAGATAATTTAATGTTGTTGTAGCTTGCTTTTCTATGGAATAAGTTTGGGTTTTAGCCTGTAATCTTACTGTACCTTTCAATCGACGTAAACTCTTCCTAGCCTGAATtatgagaaaagaaattgttaaaTCATTCTACCAAAACTATGgtgaacatatatataataaatataagatACCTGCAAGTGGATTAAAAATGGAAAGAGGGGAAACAAAGCCACACTTTGAGTATCAACATATAACAGAATTCAGAAGCAGGGGAGATACTTAGAAACATGATCATGACatcaattaattatcaaatacCAGGTGCCTCTGTTAGAAAGATTTGCACAAATGCACTTAAATGATTGCCATTGGTTCTTTTTGGAAAGACTAAGGAAGGTCACTTCACCAG
It includes:
- the LOC18596742 gene encoding protein IQ-DOMAIN 14 isoform X2, which encodes MGSGNLLKTIIKKVKNDSPKQVKGSSASTKSNGFKWKKHQRKSSTKTSFTSGNANTLGMPIEDLAAIRIQTAFRAYRARKSLRRLKGTVRLQAKTQTYSIEKQATTTLNYLHSWSNIQAQIRARRLCMVTEGHLRQKKIANQLKLEAKLHDLEVEWSGGPETMETILTKIHQREEAAVKRERTMAYAFSHQNFIRISTILCPLIEIKTEDWMQTTATLCLLFPLR
- the LOC18596742 gene encoding protein IQ-DOMAIN 1 isoform X1, which produces MGSGNLLKTIIKKVKNDSPKQVKGSSASTKSNGFKWKKHQRKSSTKTSFTSGNANTLGMPIEDLAAIRIQTAFRAYRARKSLRRLKGTVRLQAKTQTYSIEKQATTTLNYLHSWSNIQAQIRARRLCMVTEGHLRQKKIANQLKLEAKLHDLEVEWSGGPETMETILTKIHQREEAAVKRERTMAYAFSHQWRAPNSKNNGLGNYELAKANWGWSWVERWIAVRPWESRLSIQSITPKKVQNTQISKSKAGKNSNSPKPKASASVKPPSFPNGKEALKPRRLSYPGAEKPTTRRESSKAEEVNNKKEETVTW